In Chloroflexota bacterium, a single genomic region encodes these proteins:
- a CDS encoding isoprenylcysteine carboxylmethyltransferase family protein — MKNPTLWGVYFVIAILWTAGNLWLYHRRTQPGRELGLSGSLSIWAWDAYMVCGLVAGAVYRPFGVRFPAIWRVLGLIAALAGVILALWGMIEFRSLARISALEEGRLITTGIYGHVRHPQHAGLLAAAFGSAIAFQTWLGLLVAVVILMWSLIQTRLEDRRLIVLFGDEARRYIAAVPRYVPRWAAYGMEGR, encoded by the coding sequence GTGAAAAACCCCACTCTCTGGGGTGTCTACTTCGTGATCGCCATCCTGTGGACCGCGGGCAACCTGTGGCTGTACCACAGACGCACCCAGCCCGGACGGGAGTTAGGCCTATCCGGGTCGCTATCCATCTGGGCCTGGGATGCATACATGGTCTGCGGGCTCGTCGCGGGAGCCGTGTATCGCCCCTTTGGGGTCCGATTCCCGGCCATCTGGCGGGTCCTCGGGCTGATCGCCGCCCTGGCCGGCGTGATCCTGGCGCTGTGGGGCATGATCGAGTTTCGCTCTCTGGCCCGGATCTCGGCGCTGGAGGAGGGCCGGCTGATCACGACGGGTATCTACGGCCACGTGCGGCATCCACAGCACGCCGGGCTGTTGGCGGCCGCCTTCGGCTCGGCCATCGCCTTCCAGACATGGCTCGGTCTGCTGGTCGCGGTCGTGATCTTGATGTGGTCGTTGATCCAGACCCGGCTGGAGGATCGGCGACTGATCGTCCTCTTCGGCGATGAGGCGCGACGCTACATCGCAGCCGTGCCGAGGTATGTGCCCAGATGGGCCGCATACGGAATGGAGGGAAGATGA
- a CDS encoding isoprenylcysteine carboxylmethyltransferase family protein, translating to MTWLCAALGSSIAAWVVFGIYVFSEVKKTYDRGGVFTNKLLTLWLIMWGFYHLAVILSALYAVWPIPINKTMAFAGGSVMISVGVLTLATGMIEFRTLRRSCGQDTSELVTTGIYRWSRNPQFMGCLLYLLGISLLGRSGLAFVLTGAASLVIYLYTVHLAEPYLERLYGEEYRLYKSRTARWIGIPKVRQHSDIEPPSASHT from the coding sequence ATGACATGGCTTTGTGCAGCCCTGGGATCCTCCATAGCCGCCTGGGTGGTATTTGGCATATACGTCTTTTCAGAGGTAAAGAAGACTTACGACAGAGGAGGCGTATTCACAAACAAGCTCCTGACACTTTGGCTCATCATGTGGGGATTTTATCACCTCGCCGTGATCCTGTCGGCGTTGTATGCCGTGTGGCCGATACCCATCAACAAGACGATGGCATTCGCAGGCGGTTCGGTCATGATCAGCGTTGGAGTGCTTACACTGGCAACCGGGATGATCGAGTTCCGCACCTTGCGCAGGAGCTGTGGACAGGACACATCCGAGCTTGTAACCACCGGGATATACCGATGGAGCAGAAATCCGCAGTTCATGGGTTGTCTTCTCTATCTCCTAGGGATATCCCTTCTCGGGCGCTCAGGGCTTGCTTTTGTGCTCACGGGGGCGGCCTCCCTCGTCATCTATCTGTACACCGTCCATCTGGCAGAGCCCTACCTTGAACGTCTGTACGGAGAAGAGTACCGCCTGTACAAATCGAGAACCGCAAGGTGGATTGGGATCCCTAAAGTGCGACAGCACTCTGATATCGAGCCGCCGTCTGCCAGCCACACATAA